The Bacillus zhangzhouensis region TCTCCTATCAACCGTAGGGGGGATATGTGATAGAGCGGCTGGTATCCTGGCTGGTGAATCTGCATGCTTTTCATCCTTCCCATCCTGATGACAGTGGATTTATGAGAAAAGTTCTCCTCACTCACAGTGGCGGGACGGCGCCCAATTTTCACCGGTCTTCCCAATTAAAATTCAACGTGTGATCGAATGACCGACTCTTAAACTATGAATTTATTGTGTTCGATTATATAACGTTCACTTCATTTCGTCAAAGTAAATTTTGAATAATTTTAATTAAAAAAATCCTGAGAAAATTCTATCTATTCTCAGGACCTTATTTACGTTATAGAGATAAAAGATCTGCTTCCAATGTTTTTTCTAAAAGGACATCAGGCGCAGTTAAATATAAAAATCCATTCCCTACAAGGGTTTTCGACTGCTTTAATGGAAGGGTTCTTCTGACAAGCTGAGCATAGACCTCAGGCTCTGTCAGCTTGCGCTGGAACGCTTCTTCTTCGGCATTTTTGATAATGGCTAGTGCACCGCTTACGTGAGGGGCAGCCATTGAAGTCCCTGTGAGTCTGCCATATTTATGGTTAGGGAGAGTGGATAAAATGTCTTCTCCTGGAGCAACGAGGTCGATTTCTTTATTGGCATTAGAAAAGTCAGAGGATTTTCTAGCAAGGGAAACAGAACCGACGGCAATGACTTCATTGTATGCTGCTGGATAGGAGAACTCTTCCGTACGCTCGTCTCCGTCTCCTTCATTTCCTGCTGCACACACAACAAGCACACCGCTTTTTACCGCATTCTGAATGGCTTCCTGCAGAGCTGGCTCATTGCTTGGACCACCGAGAGACATGGAGATAATATCAGCCTTCTGCTCTGCGGCATAGTTGATGCCATCAATGATCCATTCATATTTTCCGCTTCCATTTTCACCGCTAAGAACTTTCACGATAAGCAGCTTGGCTTCAGGGGCAACCCCTAAAATTCCGCCATTTTGATCTGTTGCTGCAATCGTTCCTGCTACATGGGTACCATGTCCATTGTAGTCTTTTACATTTTCAGCATCTCCATTGTCATCATCGGTGAAGTTCTTCCCTCCGATAATCTGATCTTTTAAATCGGGATGCTCTGTGTCACAGCCTGTATCAAGGACAGCAATGGTTATGCCTTTTCCTTTGAAGCCACTTGACCAAAGTTCGGGTGCTTTAATCTCCTGAATACTTTCCGGCGTCTCTTTCGCTTCCATCACATTGGCTTTTACTTCATACGGAATTAAGCGAATTTCACCTTTCATAAGAAAGTCCTCCTTATTTTGTTTTCAAAGTAGATTCAGGCTGTGTAATGTTATTGTATAAAAGAAACTTTTAATCGGAAAGGGTCAATTGTAATAATTTTTAAAATAATCAATCTATTATCAAAAGTGCAGTTCTCCTCACTTATTGACGAAAGAGCTCATCTTTTGAAGAAATCTCTTGATATCATATGAAAAAGAAGGAAATGCTGCATAGTAAGGTTGCTCCTGTACAGATGAAAATGGGCGAATAGAACTAAAAAAGGCAGACTAAAAAATAATCAATAGATGGAAGAAGGAAAGAAAATAGATAAACCACGAGAGAAGATTATTGCTTTTCAATGATAATTTTATAAAGAATAAGGAATGTAAAGAGTATCTGACATTTTATTTGAAAGGGAACTAAAGATTGGATTACGTAAAGTTGTCTATTCAGTTATATTATTATTGATCGGATTGTTCATTTTTATCGCTTCAAGTGATTCAATAGGGTGATGAAATGCAGAATCATATGAGAGAACTAAGAAAATCTAATAAATTGTCTCAAGAAGAATTAGCTAAACTTTGTAAGGTGTCGTGACAAACCATTAATACGATCGAAAATGATAAATATGACCCAACTTTGCAATTCGCTTTTGTTTTGGAAACTTCAGTAGATCAGCTCTTTGTCAGCGGACCTATAAAGAAGTAATCAACAGGCCTCATGATGAGGTCTTTTTTTGAGTGGTTAGCAGTTTTATTTTTCTTTCGATTGATGATGTATGATTACTGTGTTAAAAAACATCAATAAATTATGAAAACATCTTTATTAAATATATTTCTTCTTTCATGAAAAAATAGATGTGAAGATTGTGACTGTTCCAAATAAGAAAGGCAACATATAATAATGGAAACAAGCTTGCCTTTCAGATAGGAGAGATAGAGATGAACAAAGGGAAGATACTCGTAGTCGAAGATGAAAAGAAAATTGCAAGGGTTCTGTCACTCGAACTTGAATATGAGGGATATGAGGTGACAGTTAAAGAGACAGGCATGGATGGACTACAGGCTCTTGAAGACGAAAGCTTCGATTTGGTACTGCTTGACGTTATGCTGCCAGAATTAAGCGGTCTTGAAGTGCTCAGAAGGGTTCGAAAGACAAATACAGCGACACCGATTATGTTGATTACAGCAAGAGATAGTGTACCTGATAAGGTAAGCGGGCTGGATCTTGGAGCGAATGATTATATTACAAAGCCTTTTGACATAGAAGAATTATTAGCGCGAATACGCGCCCAGCTTAGATTGAATATAAACGAGCAAGAAGAGAAGGAGACGGAGCTGAGCATTGCAGATTTGACTGTCAACGAGAAAACAAGAGATATCCAAAGAGCCGGTCAAATGCTTGAACTCACGCCGAGAGAATATGACTTGCTGGTTCATTTGCTAAAGCATCAGCAGCAAGTGCTTACAAGAGATCAGCTTCTAACAGCGGTTTGGGGTTTTGATTATTTCGGTGATACAAACGTGGTAGATGTCTATATCCGTTATTTAAGGAAAAAAATCGATTACCCATTCGAAAAACAGCTAATTCACACAGTGAGAGGTGTGGGTTATGTGATGAAAGGATAAAGAATGAGATTAAAAAATAAGATTCAGCTTTATACGTCGTTGTCTTTGTTTTTAATGGTGCTCTTGTTTCATACAGCCATTTATTTTATTTTTTCGATGACCTTGACGCAAAAAGATATGTCCCGCTTGTCTGAGGTAGCTGAAAATATTGCCATTGCTTTAAAAAAATCAGAGGAAGAGGGTCTTCCATCCTCGGAGCTCCTGAAGGCATACCTGCCTCAAAATGGTATGATCCGTGTCGTGACAGAAACGGGAGAGTCAAAACTAACAGTCACAAAGCAATCAACGTTTAGTTCACTGCCTTTTACCTATGAATCAGGCCAGACGGCAGAAATCAAAAAATACAATAAGCATATGATTGCGTTGGCTACCATTCCGGTCATTTGGACAAATGGTGAGATTATGTCGCTTCAAGTCTATGAAGAAATCGAAAATACGGAAGAGAACTTAGCGTTATTAAAAATGATTTTAATCGCTGCCGGCGTTTTGTTTATTATGCTTTCTTATTTTGCAGGCCACATTTTAACAAAGCAAATCGTCCGGCCGATAAGCAGAATGACGAATACCATGAAGGCAAGTATGAAAGAGAAGGCATTTAAACGAATTGAATTAACAGGCGATTCAAAGGATGAACTATATCAAATGGGACAAACCTTTAATGAAATGTCCGAAATTCTCGAGAAGCATTATGAAAAAGAACAGCAATTTTTGCATGATGCCTCCCATGAATTGAAGACACCGATTACCGTTATTATGAGCTACAGCAATTTACTAAAACGCTGGGGGCAAACACGACCAGATGTTGTAGAAGAATCCTCCCAGGCGATTCATGATGAAGCGAAAAAAATGAAAAGACTGACAGATCAATTACTGACATTGGCGAAAAACGGCCAGCCGTTATACTTGGATATGAAGCCGGTTGATCTTGATCATTTGTGCAAGCAGCTATGTCATACACTTGAAGTGGCCACAAATCGAACCATTCAATCCCATGTGAAAACAGATCAGCCGCTTATCGCAGAAGGAGACGAAGAGAAAATCAAACAGCTTTTGACCATCTTAATCGATAATGCGGTCAAATATAGCAGAGAGCCAGTTGATGTGACCTGCGGATGGGCAGGAGACAAGCCATATATTTCAGTGATTGATCAAGGAATTGGCATAAAAGAAGAGGATATCCCTAAAGTCTTTGACCGCTTTTTCCGTGTGGATGAAGCGAGAAACAGTGAGACAGGCGGAACCGGACTTGGTCTTTCAATTGCGAAGCAAATTGCAGAAGAACATGGGGCCGAACTGAAGGTAGACAGCCGTATCGGCGAAGGGACAGCCATGACCATTCTTTTTCAGAAATAAATGGGTCTTTTCTCATCAATTTCTCATTTCTTCCTTATAAAATAGGGAATAGGAAGGGGGCACTGCATGTCTAGAAAAACGAAAATGGTGCTTGCGCTCGCAGGATGTCTAGTGATTCTTGCGGCTTTTGCAATGCTCATGATCCAAACCATTGATCAAAAAATATTAAGTGAAGTAGAAATGAAAAAGATGATCGCAAAAGACTACAATGGAAACATTACACATATTGACTTAATCAATCATAGACAGGACTATACACTGACGCTGGAAAATGCAAATGGCATCTATCAAATCATTGCATCTTCTGCAAGCGGTCAAATGAAAGAAATTAGACAGTTAAAAAGTTATCAAAAGCCAAATGAAAAAAATGCTGAGCTCCAGGCAGAAGAGGCGGCTGTTAAAAAGGTGAGCGGAACCGTCATTCAAAAGAAAGAGACGTCAAATCGTTTTATTTTTACCATTCAATCAAAAAAAGAATTATATCAAGTCGAGGTCGACAAACAATCGTTCAAGGTGCTTGAAGCAGAAATGAAAAAACCAACCTCTAAAGAAAAGAAGCTCACGAAAATCACCGTTGAAGAAGCCATCCAAATTGCCGTAAAAGAAGTTGGCGGAACAGTGGATGATGCTGATCTTGAAACATTCAGCGGCATGCTTGTATTTGAGGTGGAGCTGGATTTGCCTGACGGTAGAGAGGCAGAGGTGCTTGTGAACGCCTATACAGGCGACATTGAGGGCATTACGTACGAAAACTAATCCTTTTCTCATGATATTCTCATGTTTCTTTCCTTGCTTTATCATCTTGTTTTCTTAAGATAGAGAAGAAATCAAACAGAGGAGGAAATGAACATGATGAAAAAAGTATTAGTAGCTACAGCATTAACGGGAACTCTTGTCGCAAGTGGTTTGACACTTCAAGCGCAAAATACAAATCAAACAGCAAACGCCGAGCAAGTCGTGCAAGAGAAATCATCATTTGTTTCAAAGAAACAAGCTGAAAAAGCAGCTTTAAAAGTGGTGAAAGGCTATGTAGACGATGTGGATCTTGAGCGTAAAAAAGGAAAATGGGTGTATGAGGTAGAGATTAAGAAAGGCGGCTTTGAATATAAAGTATATGTTGATGCAAAAAATGGAAAAGCGCTGAATGATCCAGTGAAAGAAAAGAAACAGAATGTGAAGATCACGAAAAAACAGGCTGAGAAAATTGCTCTTGCAAAAGTAAAAGGCACAGTCACTGATTCTGATCTAGATAAAGAAAATGGTGTGTACATTTACGAAATTGAAATCACAACACCAAGCGGCGAGGAAGTTGATTTTGAGATTTCCGCTAAAACAGGCAAAATCCTGAAGCAAGAATGGGATGATTAAGCCATCACCAAACCTTACACTTTTATGTGTAAGGTTTTTTCATTGGGACAAACTACGGGAAAGGAGGCGAGAGAATATGAAGAAAAAAGAAGAAGAGCAGACAATGGATCATGCGGAATACGTTCCGCATCCTGATGGAGAAGGATATGCTTTGTTTTTACATGATTCCTTTCATCTCCTCTCCCAAGAGGATATGAATCAGCCGGAAAAGGAATAAAAAGACATGAAAAGGGCGATGGCCGAGCTGTCTATCGCTCTTTTTTTGAAAGTAAGCGAATACATGAGGATTCTTGGCATCTTGCTTATTGACATCTTTCCGCTTTTTCTGTAATCTCAGTGTGTTAACAATATGAGACTTCGTTAGGTGAGGCTCCTGTATGGAGATACGCTGCTGCCCAAAAATGTCCAAAGACGCCAATGGGTCAACAGAAATCATCGACATAAGGT contains the following coding sequences:
- a CDS encoding PepSY domain-containing protein; translated protein: MSRKTKMVLALAGCLVILAAFAMLMIQTIDQKILSEVEMKKMIAKDYNGNITHIDLINHRQDYTLTLENANGIYQIIASSASGQMKEIRQLKSYQKPNEKNAELQAEEAAVKKVSGTVIQKKETSNRFIFTIQSKKELYQVEVDKQSFKVLEAEMKKPTSKEKKLTKITVEEAIQIAVKEVGGTVDDADLETFSGMLVFEVELDLPDGREAEVLVNAYTGDIEGITYEN
- a CDS encoding HAMP domain-containing histidine kinase; this encodes MRLKNKIQLYTSLSLFLMVLLFHTAIYFIFSMTLTQKDMSRLSEVAENIAIALKKSEEEGLPSSELLKAYLPQNGMIRVVTETGESKLTVTKQSTFSSLPFTYESGQTAEIKKYNKHMIALATIPVIWTNGEIMSLQVYEEIENTEENLALLKMILIAAGVLFIMLSYFAGHILTKQIVRPISRMTNTMKASMKEKAFKRIELTGDSKDELYQMGQTFNEMSEILEKHYEKEQQFLHDASHELKTPITVIMSYSNLLKRWGQTRPDVVEESSQAIHDEAKKMKRLTDQLLTLAKNGQPLYLDMKPVDLDHLCKQLCHTLEVATNRTIQSHVKTDQPLIAEGDEEKIKQLLTILIDNAVKYSREPVDVTCGWAGDKPYISVIDQGIGIKEEDIPKVFDRFFRVDEARNSETGGTGLGLSIAKQIAEEHGAELKVDSRIGEGTAMTILFQK
- a CDS encoding response regulator transcription factor yields the protein MNKGKILVVEDEKKIARVLSLELEYEGYEVTVKETGMDGLQALEDESFDLVLLDVMLPELSGLEVLRRVRKTNTATPIMLITARDSVPDKVSGLDLGANDYITKPFDIEELLARIRAQLRLNINEQEEKETELSIADLTVNEKTRDIQRAGQMLELTPREYDLLVHLLKHQQQVLTRDQLLTAVWGFDYFGDTNVVDVYIRYLRKKIDYPFEKQLIHTVRGVGYVMKG
- a CDS encoding PepSY domain-containing protein, giving the protein MMKKVLVATALTGTLVASGLTLQAQNTNQTANAEQVVQEKSSFVSKKQAEKAALKVVKGYVDDVDLERKKGKWVYEVEIKKGGFEYKVYVDAKNGKALNDPVKEKKQNVKITKKQAEKIALAKVKGTVTDSDLDKENGVYIYEIEITTPSGEEVDFEISAKTGKILKQEWDD
- a CDS encoding S8 family peptidase, with the protein product MKGEIRLIPYEVKANVMEAKETPESIQEIKAPELWSSGFKGKGITIAVLDTGCDTEHPDLKDQIIGGKNFTDDDNGDAENVKDYNGHGTHVAGTIAATDQNGGILGVAPEAKLLIVKVLSGENGSGKYEWIIDGINYAAEQKADIISMSLGGPSNEPALQEAIQNAVKSGVLVVCAAGNEGDGDERTEEFSYPAAYNEVIAVGSVSLARKSSDFSNANKEIDLVAPGEDILSTLPNHKYGRLTGTSMAAPHVSGALAIIKNAEEEAFQRKLTEPEVYAQLVRRTLPLKQSKTLVGNGFLYLTAPDVLLEKTLEADLLSL